A single Orcinus orca chromosome 2, mOrcOrc1.1, whole genome shotgun sequence DNA region contains:
- the ANG gene encoding angiogenin isoform X1, whose translation MVMFLSPLFFVFMLGLGLTPLTLAQEDDRYRHFLSQHYDAQPKGRDDRYCESTMTRRDLTNPCKDVNTFIHGSKNDIKGICKDSNGEPYKGNLRISRSRFQITTCKHKGGSPRPPCKYRATSGYRVIVIGCENDWPTHFDESFITPAQ comes from the coding sequence ATGGTGATGTTCCTGAGCCCCCTGTTTTTCGTCTTCATGCTGGGTCTGGGTCTGACCCCACTGACCCTGGCTCAGGAAGACGACAGATACAGACACTTCCTGTCCCAGCACTATGATGCCCAACCAAAGGGCCGGGATGACAGATACTGTGAAAGCACAATGACGAGGCGAGACCTGACCAATCCCTGCAAAGACGTCAACACCTTTATTCATGGCAGCAAGAATGACATCAAGGGCATCTGTAAAGATTCGAATGGAGAACCTTACAAAGGCAATCTCAGAATAAGCAGGTCTCGCTTCCAGATCACCACTTGCAAGCATAAAGGAGGGTCCCCCCGGCCTCCATGCAAGTACAGAGCCACAAGCGGGTACAGAGTCATTGTTATTGGCTGTGAAAATGACTGGCCCACCCACTTTGATGAGTCCTTTATCACTCCAGCGCAGTAG
- the ANG gene encoding angiogenin isoform X2, translating to MQCQCCTDGGDNQVYNCVTRNRRLSAQLVICGQVKKKGKRSPGHMELLLKEMVMFLSPLFFVFMLGLGLTPLTLAQEDDRYRHFLSQHYDAQPKGRDDRYCESTMTRRDLTNPCKDVNTFIHGSKNDIKGICKDSNGEPYKGNLRISRSRFQITTCKHKGGSPRPPCKYRATSGYRVIVIGCENDWPTHFDESFITPAQ from the exons ATGCAATGTCAGTGTTGCACTGATGGTGGAGATAATCAAGTTTACAACTGTGTTACAAGGAACAGAAGATTGAGTGCGCAGTTAGTCATTTGTGGACaggtaaagaagaaaggaaagagaagcccAGGACATATG GAGCTTTTGTTGAAAGAGATGGTGATGTTCCTGAGCCCCCTGTTTTTCGTCTTCATGCTGGGTCTGGGTCTGACCCCACTGACCCTGGCTCAGGAAGACGACAGATACAGACACTTCCTGTCCCAGCACTATGATGCCCAACCAAAGGGCCGGGATGACAGATACTGTGAAAGCACAATGACGAGGCGAGACCTGACCAATCCCTGCAAAGACGTCAACACCTTTATTCATGGCAGCAAGAATGACATCAAGGGCATCTGTAAAGATTCGAATGGAGAACCTTACAAAGGCAATCTCAGAATAAGCAGGTCTCGCTTCCAGATCACCACTTGCAAGCATAAAGGAGGGTCCCCCCGGCCTCCATGCAAGTACAGAGCCACAAGCGGGTACAGAGTCATTGTTATTGGCTGTGAAAATGACTGGCCCACCCACTTTGATGAGTCCTTTATCACTCCAGCGCAGTAG